In Triticum aestivum cultivar Chinese Spring chromosome 5B, IWGSC CS RefSeq v2.1, whole genome shotgun sequence, the following proteins share a genomic window:
- the LOC123110417 gene encoding WD repeat-containing protein 75 — protein MITGGQSYVSAPPAFSADGRFLLVCSGRSVSVFSTSTGMLVSELEGHEGDVTAVVIVPPQSNAAAAAKLATHCWTAGLDGFLIYWDFATAELVRKVKVDAPVHSMVIPNISKKLKVTEVYFPFAFVSVEALSNKAIQDKAKGKPVTKKKELLGQLRIYDLWKGCQVGSELAQTRKPEKIVVSCSGEFLGIANKRHLYIWSIPTKDFNYANIRKIKLGHTKELSTLAFHPSERIVAGGDATGRILIWRGFGKAKFSGTHGAKSQVDEERDGVRGKDDAGTCTTWHWHSSGVNFLKFSSDGAYLLSGGMEGVIVVWQLDTGKRRYKPRLGSPLLFFVDSPDSSISCVSCTNNQVHLLNMPNMEVLKTVSGIKLPIASADLSRRDVCGFDSTNGLVAIPTQDYCIQFYNLFENTEVSEVQVCERNFQPVDDITMYISLVSLSIGGNLMCTVEVKLPEEELGGLVTLKFWNQGSRAGQFHLSTVIYEPHSDAGISAVAFHPGKNMAVSSSFGCNFKVWVQSLSLQSSDGKSQSGWRCQSVGSYKKKPMTAAAFSGDGSVLAVAAESVITLWDPDNNALVGVIAEALSPITKLSFAGDSAYLMSLSQSSKPQVAVWNVSNLSMQWSYTLFAEAACCSSSKSEFAVLSLLSCPEGGAPAEQDGIILIFDAENSKPVSSWSVKKAKGGSIAFVKNDLSLDANTDDTRDGEASLLVYLNGLHEYVIFDPRNNEEQQISQNTRKNIQADEPAPIGYASIYGELPKLELKKEVSDIPFIPSDRPWETIFTGSSHALPPLTKLCSVFLSSLLEKRPVTDE, from the exons atgatcACCGGCGGCCAGAGCTACGTCTCGGCGCCGCCGGCCTTCTCCGCCGACGGCCGCTTCCTCCTCGTCTGCTCCGGCCGCTCCGTCTCCGTCTTCAGCACCTCCACCGGCATGCTG GTGTCGGAGCTGGAGGGGCACGAGGGGGACGTCACCGCCGTCGTGATTGTGCCGCCGCAGAGCAACGCCGCGGCGGCCGCCAAGCTCGCGACCCACTGCTGGACGGCGGGGCTCGACGGTTTCCTCATCTACTGGGACTTCGCCACCGCCGAGCTGGTGCGGAAGGTCAAAGTCGACGCCCCAGTCCACTCCATG GTGATTCCCAACATAAGCAAAAAATTGAAAGTGACCGAGGTGTATTTTCCTTTCGCATTCGTCTCTGTGGAAGCTTTGAGCAACAAGGCTATTCAAGATAAGGCAAAGGGCAAGCCAGTAACTAAAAAGAAGGAATTGTTGGGGCAGCTGAGGATTTATGACTTGTGGAAAGGGTGCCAAGTGGGTTCTGAACTGGCTCAG ACACGGAAGCCAGAAAAGATTGTCGTGAGTTGTTCTGGAGAATTTTTGGGCATTGCAAATAAGAGACATCTCTATATATGGAGCATACCTACCAAAGATTTCAACTATGCCAATATAAGGAAAATAAAGCTTGGTCACACAAAAGAGTTGAGCACCCTGGCCTTCCATCCAAGCGAGAGAATCGTTGCTGGTGGTGATGCAACAGGGAGGATCTTAATCTGGAGAGGTTTTGGAAAGGCCAAGTTTTCTGGAACACATGGTGCAAAGTCTCAAGTTGATGAGGAAAGGGATGGTGTAAGGGGTAAAGATGATGCGGGTACTTGCACTACATGGCACTGGCATTCTAGCGGAGTGAACTTTCTCAAATTTTCTTCCGATGGAGCTTACTTGCTCTCAG GTGGTATGGAGGGGGTTATTGTTGTATGGCAACTAGATACTGGAAAGAGAAGGTATAAGCCACGTCTAGGATCTCCTCTTCTGTTCTTTGTAGATTCTCCAGACTCTTCCATTTCCTGT GTGTCATGTACAAATAACCAAGTTCATCTTCTAAACATGCCTAACATGGAGGTCCTGAAAACCGTTTCTGGAATTAAG CTGCCTATTGCTTCCGCGGACTTGAGTCGACGAGATGTATGTGGATTTGATTCCACTAATGGCCTTGTTGCTATACCAACACAAGATTACTGCATACAATTCTACAATTTGTTCGAGAACACTGAGGTTTCAGAG GTGCAAGTGTGTGAGAGgaactttcagcctgttgacgataTTACG ATGTACATTTCTTTAGTTTCATTGTCCATTGGTGGCAATTTAATGTGCACTGTGGAGGTCAAGCTTCCTGAAGAAGAATTAGGTGGCCTTGTTACACTGAAATTTTGGAACCAAGGGTCTCGTGCTGGACAATTTCATCTCTCCACTGTCATTTATGAGCCTCACAG TGACGCTGGGATTTCCGCCGTTGCTTTCCATCCAGGAAAAAACATGGCCGTGAGTTCTTCGTTTGGTTGCAACTTCAAG GTGTGGGTTCAAAGTTTGTCTTTACAATCAAGTGACGGAAAAAGTCAATCTGGTTGGAGATGCCAATCAGTTGGCTCATACAA GAAGAAACCGATGACAGCTGCAGCCTTCTCAGGTGATGGATCTGTTCTTGCGGTTGCAGCTGAGAGCGTCATTACACTCTGGGACCCTGATAATAATGCACTCGTTGGCGTGATTGCAGAAGCACTATCG CCCATTACAAAACTTTCTTTCGCTGGGGATTCGGCTTATTTGATGTCTCTATCTCAGAGTTCAAAACCACAGGTTGCTGTGTGGAATGTGTCAAATCTTTCCATGCAATGGTCTTACACCCTTTTCGCAGAAG CTGCATGTTGTTCGTCAAGTAAGAGTGAATTTGCGGTTCTTTCTCTTCTAAGCTGTCCTGAAGGAGGAGCACCAGCAGAGCAAGATGGGATAATACTGATTTTCGATGCAGAAAATTCAAAACCCGTTTCATCCTGGTCTGTAAAGAAG GCAAAAGGGGGTAGCATTGCTTTTGTGAAGAATGACCTCTCTTTGGATGCAAACACTGATGACACAAGAGATGGAGAGGCTTCATTGCTGGTTTACTTAAATGGTTTACATGAATATGTTATCTTTGATCCCCGCAACAACGAGGAGCAACAAATCAGCCAGAACACACGGAAAAACATTCAAGCTGATGAACCTG CACCAATCGGTTATGCTTCTATTTATGGAGAACTTCCAAAACTGGAACTGAAGAAAGAGGTTTCGGATATCCCATTTATCCCATCAGACAGACCCTGGGAAACTATATTCACTGGATCATCTCACGCTCTCCCGCCTCTCACGAAACTGTGTTCTGTTTTCTTGTCATCATTGCTGGAGAAGAGACCAGTGACAGACGAGTGA
- the LOC123115677 gene encoding uncharacterized protein: MQHQHHGQDVPPPKISTWCDIPSTLTMVDRRRVFAVAAATLCLVFAHGVAAARPLEEHRFAGVAPAAAAADMVMDVSAASPDGSATWERGDEALRAGKWLPLPLPTALTGGLRFPGVFQFPAATVGPSMPWMAGAPPALAGPGMPALVPPYVGVTRQEQLSVWASLFNPFRVRPRVPAQPSSVPAEPRVPAVASAGLDRTTTVDQPAAGAQIGEPKWGVFLGSATQNNNG, translated from the coding sequence ATGCAGCACCAGCACCACGGCCAAGACGTGCCACCGCCGAAGATATCGACGTGGTGTGACATACCATCGACCCTCACGATGGTCGACCGCCGCCGCGTCTTCGCTGTGGCCGCCGCGACGCTCTGCCTCGTCTTCGCGCACGGCGTGGCCGCGGCGCGGCCGCTGGAGGAGCACCGCTTTGCCGGAgtggcaccggcggcggcggctgcggataTGGTGATGGACGTGTCCGCGGCGTCGCCGGATGGATCTGCCACGTGGGAGCGCGGGGACGAGGCCCTCCGCGCCGGGAAGTGGCTGCCCCTGCCGCTGCCGACCGCTCTGACCGGCGGCCTGCGGTTCCCGGGGGTGTTCCAGTTCCCTGCGGCGACCGTGGGCCCGTCCATGCCGTGGATGGCCGGCGCGCCGCCCGCGCTCGCCGGGCCGGGGATGCCGGCGCTCGTGCCGCCGTACGTCGGCGTGACCCGACAGGAGCAGCTCAGCGTGTGGGCCTCGCTGTTCAACCCGTTCCGTGTCAGGCCGAGGGTGCCGGCCCAGCCGTCGTCGGTGCCGGCGGAGCCCAGGGTCCCCGCCGTCGCTAGCGCAGGGCTCGAcaggacgacgacggtggaccagcCGGCCGCCGGCGCGCAGATCGG